In the Sarcophilus harrisii chromosome 1, mSarHar1.11, whole genome shotgun sequence genome, one interval contains:
- the LOC100929715 gene encoding ectoderm-neural cortex protein 1, whose translation MSVTSHETRKSRSSSGSMNIQIFHKPGHADSLLTHLNLLRQKCLFTDVVLRAGSGVFHCHRAVLASCSYYFEAMFGGGLKESREGHVDFGDRLHPEVLELLLDYAYSARVLINEENAESLLEAGDMLQFHDIRDAAAAFLEKNLHPTNCLNMLALSDTFNCDRLFELSWRMALANFASLYKSDDFLKLPKSRLLELVQSEDLEVEEESLVYEAVIGWIKYDLSVRHDDLPELLRSVRLALLPEAYLKNQVALEEVVTNHKLGGEIVADAVRCKMRLLQNDGLVTGFCARPRKVSQALLLLGGQTFMCDKIYTIDQTTSDIIPRTDIPSPRKECSACAIGCKVYVTGGRGSENSASKDVWVYDTLHDEWAKAAPMLVARFGHGSAELAHSLYVVGGHTAVSGSFPASPSVSLKQVEHYDPQTNKWTLVAPLREGVCNAAVVGAKKKLFVFGGTSVNQIHLPKVQCFDPCQNRWTAPTTCPQAWRYTAAAVLGSQVIVIGGDTEFSASSAYRFHSDTFQWSKFGDVTARRISCRAVTCGNKLFVVGGYCGTQRCKTLDCYDPSSDTWSSITTVPYSLIPTAFVSTWKYLSI comes from the coding sequence ATGTCGGTCACCAGCCACGAGACCCGGAAGTCTCGCTCCAGCTCTGGCTCCATGAACATACAGATCTTCCACAAGCCGGGCCACGCGGACAGCCTGCTGACCCATCTGAACTTGCTGCGCCAGAAGTGCCTCTTCACCGACGTGGTACTCAGGGCCGGGAGCGGCGTGTTCCACTGCCACCGAGCTGTGCTGGCTTCTTGCAGCTACTACTTCGAGGCCATGTTTGGGGGGGGCCTGAAGGAGAGCCGAGAGGGCCACGTGGACTTCGGAGACCGGCTGCACCCGGAGGTGTTGGAGCTGTTGCTCGACTACGCCTACTCAGCCAGGGTGCTCATCAACGAAGAGAACGCGGAGTCTCTTCTGGAGGCCGGGGACATGCTGCAGTTCCATGACATCCGGGACGCGGCTGCAGCCTTCCTGGAGAAGAATCTGCACCCCACCAACTGTCTGAATATGCTGGCCCTGTCTGACACTTTTAATTGCGACCGGCTGTTTGAGCTGTCCTGGAGAATGGCTTTGGCCAACTTTGCTTCTTTGTACAAGTCTGATGATTTCCTAAAACTCCCCAAAAGCAGGCTGCTGGAGCTTGTGCAGAGCGAAGActtggaggtggaggaggagagcCTGGTATACGAAGCAGTCATTGGATGGATCAAGTACGACCTGTCTGTCCGCCACGATGACTTGCCAGAGCTTCTGCGTTCAGTGCGCCTGGCTCTTTTGCCCGAGGCTTACCTGAAGAACCAGGTGGCTCTGGAAGAGGTGGTGACAAACCACAAACTGGGAGGGGAGATCGTGGCAGACGCCGTGCGCTGTAAAATGAGGCTCTTGCAGAACGATGGGCTGGTGACGGGCTTCTGCGCCCGGCCCCGGAAGGTCAGCCAGGCTCTGCTGCTGCTCGGGGGGCAGACGTTCATGTGTGACAAGATTTACACCATCGACCAGACCACCAGCGACATCATTCCCAGGACAGACATTCCTAGTCCCCGCAAAGAGTGCAGCGCTTGTGCCATCGGCTGCAAAGTCTACGTCACCGGGGGCCGGGGCTCCGAGAACAGTGCCTCCAAAGACGTGTGGGTCTACGACACCCTCCACGACGAGTGGGCCAAGGCTGCCCCAATGCTGGTGGCCAGGTTTGGCCACGGTTCGGCAGAGCTGGCGCATTCTCTCTATGTGGTCGGGGGCCACACGGCCGTGAGTGGCTCCTTCCCAGCCTCCCCCTCCGTCTCCCTTAAGCAGGTGGAACACTACGACCCGCAGACTAACAAATGGACTTTGGTGGCTCCTCTTAGGGAAGGGGTCTGCAATGCTGCCGTGGTCGGGGCAAAGaagaagctttttgtttttggGGGCACCAGCGTTAACCAGATTCACTTGCCCAAAGTGCAGTGCTTCGATCCCTGTCAGAACCGCTGGACGGCGCCCACCACCTGTCCCCAAGCGTGGAGATACACCGCAGCTGCTGTGCTGGGCAGCCAGGTGATTGTGATTGGGGGCGACACGGAGTTCTCAGCCAGTTCTGCCTACCGCTTCCACAGCGACACCTTCCAGTGGTCCAAGTTTGGGGATGTGACGGCCCGGAGGATTAGCTGCCGAGCAGTCACCTGTGGAAATAAACTCTTTGTGGTGGGGGGCTACTGTGGGACTCAGCGCTGCAAAACCCTCGACTGCTACGATCCCTCCTCCGACACCTGGAGCAGCATCACAACCGTGCCTTACTCCCTCATCCCCACGGCATTCGTCAGCACCTGGAAGTATCTGTCGATCTGA